One Diabrotica virgifera virgifera chromosome 3, PGI_DIABVI_V3a genomic window carries:
- the LOC126881621 gene encoding S-adenosylmethionine sensor upstream of mTORC1 gives MVLKEHIELANFVKNVHEELRENSKLIGIEAAWNQHCQNTEKLKQYAAAMKELATNHWQNSSKDGENISRISWVYRACLDYFNKDILVLRNKEMDIMKKLNVNGDNTFQAIIVNNKWTLLDVGSCYNPFTVFEEFVVTAVDIAPALGSVFKCDFINVKADQKLNSENNEIIALPKDYFDIIVFSLFLEYLPSPAQRKLCCEKAYKLLAPEGILIIITPDSNHVGSNAKYIKSWRFVLANMGFSRIKYEKLKHIHCMVFRKVPVKGITQRWAEIHKAEQAFDEIYIPQDFKKKPQQSDSFNNVKELTVEDIVTLNNELPFCDTFD, from the coding sequence ATGGTTTTAAAGGAACACATAGAATTGGcaaattttgtcaaaaatgtGCATGAGGAACTTCGTGAAAACTCAAAATTAATTGGAATTGAAGCTGCCTGGAACCAACACTGCCAAAATAcagaaaaattaaaacaatatgcTGCAGCCATGAAAGAACTAGCCACAAATCATTGGCAAAACTCTTCCAAAGATGGTGAAAATATTTCAAGAATTTCCTGGGTGTATAGAGCCTGTTTGGATTACTTTAATAAAGATATTTTAGTACTTCGAAATAAAGAGATGGACATCATGAAAAAACTAAACGTAAATGGAGATAATACTTTTCAAGCAATTATTGTGAACAACAAATGGACATTATTAGATGTTGGTAGTTGTTATAATCCATTTACGGTTTTTGAAGAGTTTGTTGTTACAGCTGTAGATATTGCACCAGCTTTAGGCAGTGTGTTTAAATGtgattttattaatgttaaaGCGGATCAGAAACTAAATTCTGAAAATAATGAGATTATAGCACTCCCAAAAGACTATTTCGACATTAtcgtattcagtttatttttagAATACTTACCTTCTCCAGCACAAAGAAAGCTATGCTGTGAAAAAGCCTACAAACTTCTGGCTCCAGAAggtattttaataataattacacCAGATTCAAATCATGTAGGGTCAAATGCGAAATATATAAAATCGTGGAGATTTGTTTTAGCAAATATGGGATTTTCAAGGATAAAGTACGAGAAGTTGAAACACATTCACTGTATGGTATTTCGTAAGGTTCCTGTTAAAGGTATTACCCAAAGATGGGCTGAAATTCACAAAGCAGAACAAGCTTTTGATGAAATTTATATTCCACAAGATTTTAAAAAGAAACCACAACAGTCGGAtagttttaataatgtaaaagaaCTTACAGTAGAAGACATAGTGACTTTAAATAATGAACTACCATTTTGTGATACATTTGATTAG